Part of the Apostichopus japonicus isolate 1M-3 chromosome 18, ASM3797524v1, whole genome shotgun sequence genome, GCTCCGATTTTGTTAGTGAAATCACGTCTACTATCTTGACCATACCTGAACAAGAGGATGCTGTCTATCATATTTGAACTGACGCTCTCAGTAACGTCACGACAGGATATCAACggataatttgttttttgttggtttttattgtttttcatctGTCAACGCAATAGATGTCAATGTTTATTCTCTATCTTTATACCCACCTCTTTAGATGGCGCAGCTAAGGAAACGAAGCGGTCAGCCGATGTAGTCCAACTTATGACCGGTTGCCCAGACGGTTGGCCTTTTGAGGTCGTGAGTCGAGATGAGAACGGCTCACCGTTAATGCAAGTTTGCAGAAGTGAAAAGCAAGATGGTAACTGGCGATGTGCCGAAGGTTGGCTGAGATTGAGAAAGGAGATGACATGCATTCCCGATAGCAATCCCCATAGCAATCCCCATAGCAATCACCATAGCAAACCCCATATCAAGACCCATAGCAATCCCCACAGCAATCCCCATAGCAAGACCCATAGCAATCCCCATAGCAACGAGTTACCTCGCGATCTCGTGAAGCAGCCAAAATACGCGCCATTATCAGACGAACGTAAGTTACTTTTTATACACATTCCCAAAGCTGGAGGAACATCTCTAGAAACGTCGTTTCTTTTCGACGACAGACGGAGAGCACTCGGAGGTGTGTACCTTGGTGGTCATGCTAAGATAAAAGCCTTCGACCAGGAATTCTTCCGGAGTTACCATAAATTTTGCATGATCCGCCACCCATGTTCTCGATTAATATCGACATGGAGCTACTATTCTCAAAACTTGGGAAATCATGGTGACGCCCTTTGGACACAGAAATTCATGAGCGAAGCATCAAAGTCATCTTTTGATTGGTTTGTCGAAAAGACTCTGTATCCCGGGGGACAAGTTCGCGTCAATAACCAGGTTCATCTTCAACCACAGGTCGGTATGATATTTGACGACAATGGTAACCTCGCTTTGAATCAAGTACTAGTGTTTGAAAATTGGAATGAGAGTATCAACGAGCTCGGTAGACGGATCAACACTGACGTGAGTTCTCTTAGACAGACTCATATATTATCGAGTAAACATAAGAGTTGTCGCGAGATGTACACGCCCAAGACGTGGCATAAAATGATCGAGTTATACGCCATGGACTTTTGTGTTCTCGGGTATTCAACCAATTTAACTGAAGTTGACAAATATCCACCTTTGAATGTTCAAAGCTACCAATTAAGCCAACGTTACAAAAGTTGTTCTGTGAAATTAGGATTGGGTATGAACAGTGCAAAACGGGAGAAAGAGAGCGATTCACCAAACAAAAGGAATTTACCTAAATTAGTGCAAGAGGAAAGCGAGTGTGTTGTCTACACGTATTATCAACCAAAGAAAGATATAGCCGCCGATGAGCTCAGCGCAGCGGGAGTCACTCTTAAAGCGTGGAAGTCTGCGTGGTCGGACGCTGGTTGGCGTCCTCGGGTGATATCGGAGAACGACGCGAGGAAACATCCGGAATATATGTCGCTACGCACCAGGTTTGAACGATTACCAACGACAAATGTAGCAGAGTATGAACTGTCTTGTTTCTTGAGACACGTTGCCATGGCAGCAGTAGGCGGCGGATGGATGGCTGATTACGATGTTTTACCATTTCATTTACCTAAATGTACCAAACCATTCAACCGTGGCGAATTCACCGCGTATCAGCTATACACACCTTGCCTCGTCTCGGCAAATAGTTCAGAGTATACACGCATTGCGAGATTGATGGCTGATATCCAATGGAGAGACAGTCCTGAGATCTTCTCTGTCAATGGCAAATTTCACGTTTCTGATATGCACGTATTGCAAAAGTTGTTCAAAGACAGGAAGATAAAGACCATGAGGGTCGTAATGGAGGCcaaagaaattttcaaaactcCCTTTAGCTGTGAACGATCGCTAGGTTATAGGGCAACCCCGACTGGTATGTCTAAGCTTCCATGGGCGGTGCATTATTCCCATTCATCTTTGGGAGCAATTCGTAAGGCAAATTTGTCGTCCGTCTGGCCAGGATCATCTTGGAATAGCGAAAGCTTGAATGCAGGAATTGAAGCTAAAAGAGGAGAATTTATGGCAGACTCTATCAATTATCTTAGAGAAACGTGCATTACAGACGCGGAAAAGGTGTTCCCTTAAAAGCAAACGCAACACAGCTGCGTTTGTAGTGTTATTTCTCTCGCTTTAAGAAAGAACGCCTGATTTCAAACTAATTTTGCcaaaatgatgaaatgttgTCGTCATAAGAGATGATTAAAGTCTTGAGAGAGTCACAATATTCGCATTATAAACGAGCATAGACACTGATCCTTAATCTTCAGTAGTGTGTGTGAAGGGGTGGGGTAGTGGAGGCTACAAATTGTGTTAACAGCAATGATTTCCACTGTATGCGACAATATCTACACCAGCGCACATCATTGTGTgatcctccctccctccctcctccccccccccccccgactcccACAATAATGTCAAACGGTGTATGGGTCTCTGAAGCATCACGTTCCAAACGTTTTCATAGTTATAAGGCAAACAGTTTAAGAGCCAACACGAAGCAGTTCACAAATTGTGGCTATGCAGTGTTAGTGACCATACTGTACTCGACTATTAAGACGTTCTGCTATAGGCCCGGTGTATATTAAATACGTTTCTATATCAGTGCCAAGGCGTGGGCTCTTCTTTACAGGGTGCACgttaattttaacttttttattttgctttttttatccagatttcaaatattaattgtataattatcataatttgcaattcatttaaaaattttATGATTCAAATAATCTTTTAAGCTATATGTACAGAAGACGGGTAAATAAATATGATGACCGTATTCGTACAGTCCAATTAAATGTTACTTTTTGTAGACACTGTTTTTGCACTAATATATATTACGCGGGAGAATGCATTAAAAGAAAGCAGGTCGCACATATAAGTTCATAAGTTCAAAAACTCATTATTCATCCAAGAAAGACTGAATGTTGTATCATtaagcacacacacacttatatataatatttatgggATGGCGATGGGGGATAGGAGAAACGGGATAAGGGATGAGGGATGGGGAATAACGGAATTAAAAAGGGTTCACTAGCACGGTGTTCAAAGTATAgaatttcaaaaagaaaatcTTGCAATTTGTAACAAACGTACTCAAATATCAGTTAACTTAAACTTGTATGTTTATAAGGTTTCGCCATTCTGGGCAATGCTATAGACTTCGTGACATAAACTGTTGAATTGTAATAGGTTATTTTAGAACTTTACCGCCATGTCCAAACTCCTGGCCCTTcaccatgcccccccccccacacacacacacactacccTCCTCAGATGGGATGACTGGTAACGTCACTATACGGTGAAGAGAAAGTTAATTGCCTAAAGCAAAACTTTATTCCTTAATGATAATATCCCCACCCGGTTAAAATACTCAGTGGGGAGATTATTTACACTGTCACACCGGCAACCCAGGGAGCTACGGCCAACTCATTTAtcttttaaacaaataaaatattacgcATGTtcattttgcaaacattttcgTCGGACCGAGAAACCGCAACTAAAACTTCTTTGAAAGTAAAGCTTCACACATTTGTCAATGAATCAATCATACTTAATGttccacggggggggggggggggtcggtccTATAAGTCAAACGTTTCTTTTGTCGATACCTTCCTTGTTTAATTAACCGATCTAACATAATAAGGCCCTTAGACTTTTTGATACTAAGGTCATAGTGTTCCTCGAACATCACTGCGAAAATCACAAACCTGCGATTCGCGAGAAGTCCAACTTCATCAGTTTATTCGAATTACTTGACAACTTTTCAAGTGAAAATGGTTATCGCAAGTTTGACCATTTATTCCGAATGACGTATTTCTTTCTTACATATACCTGCATAAATTCAgtcatattattttgttttccgtcaaataccccccccccccccctcctcacgcCCTCCGCCTACCATTGCCTACAGTATATTGTTTGATTGAAGCCCCTATAATTTCATGAACGAAAGTTAACCGAAATCATCATTATCTCAAAACTACATAAGGAATATTATTGAAGCACTCGGCCGTTTCAGGGAGACATGATCTAGTGGGTTGGTGGCTGCTGGGTGGGTGTCATATTACCAACGTATTACGGTCAAAGTTGCTACCACTAGTCGAAGCAGAAGGCGAGGTCATATTCTGGTAAACGTATGGACAAAGGCTAAATTGCATTATAAGTATGTCAAACAAGACAGAGATTCGCCGTTCTCCTCAGCTGTTTAAATCCTTGATAACGTCTATATATACTTGTTACACATTAAATAGCAATCTTGATTGTGTCAAGTACATTAGTACAAGTCCTCTCGCTCAATATAGGCGACTTATGCATACCACCACGTTATTTTGATTGACTAAATCGGTTGCAACAACCCAAAACAAGCGCTATTGATTTACCGcataacccgggggggggggggtatttgaGTGAGTTTTCTCCTCCCATAACATGTGCATTCTTGTGATTTAATAATCCATGAGTCCTAAGCGTATACGTACCATGACAAATTAGGTTTTTAGCTATTTAGGAGAGGTCGTAGTTAAGCATATAGTACTCCCCTACCAGCTCTCGCGGAGGAATCTTCCAGTTTCACCCAGGAATTTCTAAAACGCCTTAAATTACATTGTTGATGTTTAGACCATCACGGTAAGTTATTTCATTCTCTTTAATATCCAAGTATTAAAAAGAATGATGGCGACTGAAAAACATgcaacaaacaaactaaaaataacaaacaacataATTAACAAAGAGAAAGGCCACAACCTTTAAAATGTGAAATGTGCATTGGAATTTCGTATATTTTCGGTAGGATTCCGGGTTCTTAAAATCATGAACTATTCAGAGAGTTAAATGTGCTGTATTGCATACGAATGTGTGAAGCtggatgtgtgtgtgggtggtgTGTTATGGGGTTGCTTTGATACCtgttgaatatttatgaaatggCGTCATTAAGTGACGTCATATACTACTGTACGCCAACGCCATGAAACCACACGATCGTCGTAACTTCTGGCAGGGGTTTAGTCATCATCACTGGAGACAGACCATTGCCTCTCACACCGCCCTTATTTACCCATTCTAACTTCTCAAGCgatatctgatctcttgtagagtttgcggcatccagtatgttgacgaaaccaaaaccaccctcaagaagcgtttctatggtcacagattcACAATCAACACCATGAGGACCGAGACCAcggttggagaacactttaaccttcccaactaTACCATCAATGACAAGTACAaaggattgaatccttaggtagccgtcctgacctagtacgaataaGCAGAGACTGTGGAtacaacgccttcgcaccattcaaacTCATTTGCTCAACATTTAGGAacgacatgactaacttttcctC contains:
- the LOC139959068 gene encoding uncharacterized protein isoform X3 — translated: MLVFVFGNSKRSSFLSLLLLTELLLISLSCMYMLKYASIGQSLTRNKKVSDAEGNEDRQDGAAKETKRSADVVQLMTGCPDGWPFEVVSRDENGSPLMQVCRSEKQDGNWRCAEGWLRLRKEMTCIPDSNPHSNPHSNHHSKPHIKTHSNPHSNPHSKTHSNPHSNELPRDLVKQPKYAPLSDERKLLFIHIPKAGGTSLETSFLFDDRRRALGGVYLGGHAKIKAFDQEFFRSYHKFCMIRHPCSRLISTWSYYSQNLGNHGDALWTQKFMSEASKSSFDWFVEKTLYPGGQVRVNNQVHLQPQVGMIFDDNGNLALNQVLVFENWNESINELGRRINTDVSSLRQTHILSSKHKSCREMYTPKTWHKMIELYAMDFCVLGYSTNLTEVDKYPPLNVQSYQLSQRYKSCSVKLGLGMNSAKREKESDSPNKRNLPKLVQEESECVVYTYYQPKKDIAADELSAAGVTLKAWKSAWSDAGWRPRVISENDARKHPEYMSLRTRFERLPTTNVAEYELSCFLRHVAMAAVGGGWMADYDVLPFHLPKCTKPFNRGEFTAYQLYTPCLVSANSSEYTRIARLMADIQWRDSPEIFSVNGKFHVSDMHVLQKLFKDRKIKTMRVVMEAKEIFKTPFSCERSLGYRATPTGMSKLPWAVHYSHSSLGAIRKANLSSVWPGSSWNSESLNAGIEAKRGEFMADSINYLRETCITDAEKVFP
- the LOC139959068 gene encoding uncharacterized protein isoform X2 — its product is MEIVWRTLLTGMSFKKGKWLYLTLFSVLQTAILLSFIIYTSVNTRTVISNSIKTRKDVAEGEHSIEADTYDGAAKETKRSADVVQLMTGCPDGWPFEVVSRDENGSPLMQVCRSEKQDGNWRCAEGWLRLRKEMTCIPDSNPHSNPHSNHHSKPHIKTHSNPHSNPHSKTHSNPHSNELPRDLVKQPKYAPLSDERKLLFIHIPKAGGTSLETSFLFDDRRRALGGVYLGGHAKIKAFDQEFFRSYHKFCMIRHPCSRLISTWSYYSQNLGNHGDALWTQKFMSEASKSSFDWFVEKTLYPGGQVRVNNQVHLQPQVGMIFDDNGNLALNQVLVFENWNESINELGRRINTDVSSLRQTHILSSKHKSCREMYTPKTWHKMIELYAMDFCVLGYSTNLTEVDKYPPLNVQSYQLSQRYKSCSVKLGLGMNSAKREKESDSPNKRNLPKLVQEESECVVYTYYQPKKDIAADELSAAGVTLKAWKSAWSDAGWRPRVISENDARKHPEYMSLRTRFERLPTTNVAEYELSCFLRHVAMAAVGGGWMADYDVLPFHLPKCTKPFNRGEFTAYQLYTPCLVSANSSEYTRIARLMADIQWRDSPEIFSVNGKFHVSDMHVLQKLFKDRKIKTMRVVMEAKEIFKTPFSCERSLGYRATPTGMSKLPWAVHYSHSSLGAIRKANLSSVWPGSSWNSESLNAGIEAKRGEFMADSINYLRETCITDAEKVFP
- the LOC139959068 gene encoding uncharacterized protein isoform X4 — encoded protein: MGGCPIDWPLDIIGRDQSSGKIYQICRHWKNREEWECANGWTRARNATNCEFTKNDGAAKETKRSADVVQLMTGCPDGWPFEVVSRDENGSPLMQVCRSEKQDGNWRCAEGWLRLRKEMTCIPDSNPHSNPHSNHHSKPHIKTHSNPHSNPHSKTHSNPHSNELPRDLVKQPKYAPLSDERKLLFIHIPKAGGTSLETSFLFDDRRRALGGVYLGGHAKIKAFDQEFFRSYHKFCMIRHPCSRLISTWSYYSQNLGNHGDALWTQKFMSEASKSSFDWFVEKTLYPGGQVRVNNQVHLQPQVGMIFDDNGNLALNQVLVFENWNESINELGRRINTDVSSLRQTHILSSKHKSCREMYTPKTWHKMIELYAMDFCVLGYSTNLTEVDKYPPLNVQSYQLSQRYKSCSVKLGLGMNSAKREKESDSPNKRNLPKLVQEESECVVYTYYQPKKDIAADELSAAGVTLKAWKSAWSDAGWRPRVISENDARKHPEYMSLRTRFERLPTTNVAEYELSCFLRHVAMAAVGGGWMADYDVLPFHLPKCTKPFNRGEFTAYQLYTPCLVSANSSEYTRIARLMADIQWRDSPEIFSVNGKFHVSDMHVLQKLFKDRKIKTMRVVMEAKEIFKTPFSCERSLGYRATPTGMSKLPWAVHYSHSSLGAIRKANLSSVWPGSSWNSESLNAGIEAKRGEFMADSINYLRETCITDAEKVFP
- the LOC139959068 gene encoding uncharacterized protein isoform X1, whose translation is MLVFVFGNSKRSSFLSLLLLTELLLISLSCMYMLKYASIGQSLTRNKKVSDAEGNEDRQDGIRAVTTDLKANPKLISTLSIMGGCPIDWPLDIIGRDQSSGKIYQICRHWKNREEWECANGWTRARNATNCEFTKNDGAAKETKRSADVVQLMTGCPDGWPFEVVSRDENGSPLMQVCRSEKQDGNWRCAEGWLRLRKEMTCIPDSNPHSNPHSNHHSKPHIKTHSNPHSNPHSKTHSNPHSNELPRDLVKQPKYAPLSDERKLLFIHIPKAGGTSLETSFLFDDRRRALGGVYLGGHAKIKAFDQEFFRSYHKFCMIRHPCSRLISTWSYYSQNLGNHGDALWTQKFMSEASKSSFDWFVEKTLYPGGQVRVNNQVHLQPQVGMIFDDNGNLALNQVLVFENWNESINELGRRINTDVSSLRQTHILSSKHKSCREMYTPKTWHKMIELYAMDFCVLGYSTNLTEVDKYPPLNVQSYQLSQRYKSCSVKLGLGMNSAKREKESDSPNKRNLPKLVQEESECVVYTYYQPKKDIAADELSAAGVTLKAWKSAWSDAGWRPRVISENDARKHPEYMSLRTRFERLPTTNVAEYELSCFLRHVAMAAVGGGWMADYDVLPFHLPKCTKPFNRGEFTAYQLYTPCLVSANSSEYTRIARLMADIQWRDSPEIFSVNGKFHVSDMHVLQKLFKDRKIKTMRVVMEAKEIFKTPFSCERSLGYRATPTGMSKLPWAVHYSHSSLGAIRKANLSSVWPGSSWNSESLNAGIEAKRGEFMADSINYLRETCITDAEKVFP
- the LOC139959068 gene encoding uncharacterized protein isoform X5 — protein: MTGCPDGWPFEVVSRDENGSPLMQVCRSEKQDGNWRCAEGWLRLRKEMTCIPDSNPHSNPHSNHHSKPHIKTHSNPHSNPHSKTHSNPHSNELPRDLVKQPKYAPLSDERKLLFIHIPKAGGTSLETSFLFDDRRRALGGVYLGGHAKIKAFDQEFFRSYHKFCMIRHPCSRLISTWSYYSQNLGNHGDALWTQKFMSEASKSSFDWFVEKTLYPGGQVRVNNQVHLQPQVGMIFDDNGNLALNQVLVFENWNESINELGRRINTDVSSLRQTHILSSKHKSCREMYTPKTWHKMIELYAMDFCVLGYSTNLTEVDKYPPLNVQSYQLSQRYKSCSVKLGLGMNSAKREKESDSPNKRNLPKLVQEESECVVYTYYQPKKDIAADELSAAGVTLKAWKSAWSDAGWRPRVISENDARKHPEYMSLRTRFERLPTTNVAEYELSCFLRHVAMAAVGGGWMADYDVLPFHLPKCTKPFNRGEFTAYQLYTPCLVSANSSEYTRIARLMADIQWRDSPEIFSVNGKFHVSDMHVLQKLFKDRKIKTMRVVMEAKEIFKTPFSCERSLGYRATPTGMSKLPWAVHYSHSSLGAIRKANLSSVWPGSSWNSESLNAGIEAKRGEFMADSINYLRETCITDAEKVFP